A part of Caretta caretta isolate rCarCar2 chromosome 1, rCarCar1.hap1, whole genome shotgun sequence genomic DNA contains:
- the CREBL2 gene encoding cAMP-responsive element-binding protein-like 2: MDDSKVVGGKVKKPGKRGRKPAKIDLKAKLERSRQSARECRARKKLRYQYLEELVSSRERAICALREELEMYKQWCMAMDQGKIPSEIKALLTGEEQSKAQQNSTKLAKTGKTETHSNNPW; encoded by the exons ATGGATGACAGCAAG GTGGTCGGAGGCAAAGTAAAGAAACCAGGCAAACGAGGTCGTAAACCAGCCAAAATAGATTTGAAGGCAAAACTTGAGAGAAGTCGTCAGAGTGCAAGAGAATGCAGAGCGAGAAAGAAGCTGAGATACCAGTATCTGGAagagctggtatcaagcagagagAGAGCAATCTGTGCACTTAGAGAAGAGCTGGAAATG TACAAACAGTGGTGCATGGCAATGGACCAAGGGAAAATCCCCTCTGAAATAAAAGCCCTGCTAACTGGGGAGGAGCAAAGCAAAGCACAGCAGAACTCAACCAAACTTGCCAAGACTGGGAAGACAGAAACACACAGTAACAATCCCT